In the Silene latifolia isolate original U9 population chromosome 1, ASM4854445v1, whole genome shotgun sequence genome, agttttattttaaagtttttgagtttatttacttaaactttaatctcaaaaagttacattataactcaaaaaaattatatataagctcaaaaaaatttgatttttgacatcataaaactaaaatgtaatttataaactctatagtactcgaaaaaaatacacaaaaactcaaaaaatcattaagtatgatgtagtacatccgatgtacaatcctttttctctaCTTATGCATGATAACATTTGTATTCGTGCAACTTTATACGAGTATTTCATTTTGACAATTTGATATTTTATGATAATGACTCACTCATTTAAATATATTGTTCCTACTAAATTAAGAAAATAAAAGATTGGattaaattgaatgaaataacaaCATATAGTAATAGCATTATGGGTTTGAAACTTCTTTACACCATCTAAAAATAAACAAACACATTACATAAACATAAGCACGTTGTACTTACATAGTTACATAAAATAGATACGAagtataaaataaaaaataaaaacaaatgacccacaacacccaaataattaatcaccaacaaaaaaaaaaacaaagaccaACAAATTAATCAACCATACATATTAccgtatttttttttttccaacgAAAAGCGCACTTAGCACATAATATAAAACCCTTTAATTGTCATTAAGCATAACAATTACCTAGTAATTAATACTTATCCACATGATCATTCTTCTCATCACTAGTCTTGGAGCTACTTAACCCGGGGATCTTATCCTTAATCTTGTCCATGAACCCCTTCTTGTCCTCCTCCTCTCCCTTGACAACCGGCTCGACCGACAGTGGCACCGCCTCATCGTGGCTGTCCTCAGTCTTGTTGTGGCCAGGGAGTTTGTCCTTGATTTTGTCAAGGAAGCTCTTCTTCTCAGGTTCCTCTTCTTGATGAGGTGGCTCAGAGTACACTGCCTCTTGCACGTGAGGCTTCTCTATTGGCACGTGAGTGTCCTCCGCTACCTCGTCTTTGTGTCCTGGTAGCTTCTCCACCAGCTTCTCCTTTAAtcccttcttttcttttttcctcTGCTTCTTCTCCTCGTCATCTCCTTCCTCATCAGACTGCAATTAGTAGATACTCAAATTGTTAGGCATGATTTCAAATTGTAATTATATTTTACTGCATTATGAGACGATATTTATTACTGAGAAATGCTCCCAACCAGTGACGGAGCCAAGATTTAAAGTCAACGGGGGCAAAAGAGTAATTTTATAATGGAACcttggaaaaatttgaaaattttaactaaaaatttagAAATTTTCAAACATCATTGGGATGAGCTCTCCAAGTAGCCCCCTCGCTCCACCACTGCTCCCAACCTTTTCCGATTTTCTCCCTTTACATGGGCTTATAATAAATGTCAAAGAAGCGGCTAAAATAAATGTCATTTTTAATCCGTCTAACTTCTTTTTATTTTCACCTATATTATAATCCGTTGAGCTGTCATGAGTTAAGACCGTTCTAAACAAGAATCGATGCTAATaataagtttaaaaaaaaaaaaaaaaagcataagaCACTTACAGAGCTGTAAGATCGTAGCATCTCGACAACAGTACCATGCTTCTTCTCGTCTTGATCCTTATACTCTGCCGGTTCCGAAACTGGAGCCTTGTGATCGAACTCAGACCCGAATGTTTCCTCCGTGACTGGTATTTTATTCTCGGTGTCGTTCTGAATTAAGTCGAACAAGCTATGGTCTGTTGTTTCTAGTGGGTTCGCACCTTGCCTCTTTTCTTCTGCATCCTTGTACTCTGCCTCTTCTGGTGTCGCACCAAACTTCTTCTCTAGTGCATCCTGGTACTCTGCCTCTACCGGGTCGGAAACTTGAACCTTATGATCGAAATCAGAAGCTAATGTCTCCTCCTTGATTGGCTTCTCGACCTCGTCCCCTTGAACCTTATGATCGAACTCAGAAGCAAATGTCTCCTCCTTGATTGGCTTCTCGACCTCGTCCTTTTTCATGAAATCGAACATACCGCGAGAAGTCGTCTCTACTGGTGTAGCACCAACTTGCTCGTTCACCCTCTCCGCCATTGTATAAATTAGGATGGATACtttcgtcttaaataagaatttacgaaattatgttgttgtatgttttgttttgctttgctttgctttgGGAGTTTGAGTGATGGATTTTTGGTTGATGGGAGTACTGAGTTTTTATAGGGGTTTTGTAACGCGTTGAGGAGACACGAGGATTAACCGTATAGGGGGGTAATTTACTACTTTTCCCTTTTTTAATCTCTACTTTAT is a window encoding:
- the LOC141611528 gene encoding uncharacterized protein LOC141611528, coding for MAERVNEQVGATPVETTSRGMFDFMKKDEVEKPIKEETFASEFDHKVQGDEVEKPIKEETLASDFDHKVQVSDPVEAEYQDALEKKFGATPEEAEYKDAEEKRQGANPLETTDHSLFDLIQNDTENKIPVTEETFGSEFDHKAPVSEPAEYKDQDEKKHGTVVEMLRSYSSSDEEGDDEEKKQRKKEKKGLKEKLVEKLPGHKDEVAEDTHVPIEKPHVQEAVYSEPPHQEEEPEKKSFLDKIKDKLPGHNKTEDSHDEAVPLSVEPVVKGEEEDKKGFMDKIKDKIPGLSSSKTSDEKNDHVDKY